The following DNA comes from Natronospira bacteriovora.
CTTTCCAGGCGGCCTGATTCCTCTCTCGCGTTGCCGAGGGCGTGGAGCGTCCATGCCAGGGCGCTGGCCAGCATGAGCAGGGCGGTGCCGGTGGCGATGAGTGCTTTCTTCTGGATCATCGGGGCGGTCCTCCTTTCCAGATCGACAGGCCGGACTCCACGGCGCAGTTGGCGACATAGGCCAGGACGACCAGCAGTAGGCAGCCGAGCCAGAAGCGGATGAGGGCTTGGGCTTCGGCCAGGGTGTCAGTCGGTAGCGCCCACAGCAGGACAGGGGCGGCGATCAGCAGTACGGAGAGGCTCAGCCAAGCCATGCGGCGGCGCTGTCGCCAGAGGCGGGAGGGGTCGGGGTGGTCGCTCATGCGGCCTCCTGACGCACCAGATGGCGGAAGTGCTGCCAGTCGAATTGGCGGCCCGGGTCCTGCCGGCGGCCCTGGGGTATGGCCACCTCGTCATGGCCGGCCGTGGCCCAGGGTCCGAGCCCATGGTGAGATGTGAGCCAGGCCAGGGCCTCATACTGCGCAGGCTCGTAGTCGTCATCGCGCCCACCGGCAAGGGCGACACCCAGGGTCCAGCCGTTGCAATTCACGCGGCCGCGCCATTCGGATTTTCCAGCGTGGTAGGCCTGGCGATTCGGCGGCACGAGCTGGTAGATGTCGCCGGCGCGGCTGATAAGGTAGTGGTAGCTACCCCAGAGGCGGCCGCCGTCCATCGGCTTCCAGATCGGGCCTTTCTCCGGCCCGGGCCGGTTCAGCTCAACGAGGAAGTTCCAGATGTCGTCCACGCCGTAGCTGTCGGCAACGCTCTCGGCATTCAGCTCGGGCGCATCGGGATTGACGCTGATCCAGTGGACGATCAGGCCCTCGGGATTCAGTGGCGCATCCCGGTAGCAGAAGGCTGGCAGGTGGCGTTCAATGATCCGCATCGGTCTTCCCTTCCAGCTTCGTAATCCGCGCTTCCAGCTTCTCGATGTGCACGGCATAGACCTCGCAGGTTTCGAGCAGCGCCTGCATGGTGTTGCCGATGGAGGGCCGCTTGCCGTCTTCGCAGCGGTCCTCGCAGCGCTCCATGGCGGGTAGCTTGCGGGTCTGCTTGCACTTCTCGGCGAAGGTGGCGGGATCTAGTTCGTCGAGTTCAAACCGGCGGGCAGGTTCGTGGCGCTGCTTCTGCTTTTCGATCCGCACCTTGCGGCGCTTGACCGGCTTCTTTTCGACCTTCTTGCCTAGGCGGGTGCCGACCTGTTTTCCGGCCTCGTCATAGACCGGGTAATCGGTCATCACCGGCCGCTCGACTCGAACGCTCCTGCGGACATAGCCCTGCTTTTCTTCGTCCCAATCGTGGCGCACCTCAGTCGAGGTCTCAGTCACCTCGATTTCTTCCTCCGCCTCTTCTTCTCCCTCGTCGATCTCGACCTCTTTCTCGCCGATCAAAGCGTCGTAGTGGTCGTAGTCGATCTGGCCATCCAGCTCAGCGTCGAATACATAGTCGGTCACTACGCGGTTGCCTTTTTCGTAGAGTTCGTCGGCGTTCGCGCTCCCTCCTATATCAAAGTTATAAACTGCATCGGGCCGTGCGTTAGACTCGGGCTTATTCCACACCCCAAAAATTTCGCCACCGCCCCGCCTCCACGCAAGCACCTGCCGCTCATCAGCCGTACTCAACACCTCAAACCAGTGTGAACCGTCAGGTGTTGATTTTAGCTTAAATGCGTAATCCCACGCATTACTTTGCCTGTTCCCTATTGTGATTGCCGCCGAGTCCTGATTAGACGCAAAGCTTACTGGCTCAAGTCTCCATCCACCCGATACGCCAATCACTTCGTTTCGATCCACCTGCGGAATCGTCCCCCCGTGCGCGGTGAGGCTTTCGCCGCCCAGAGCGTCGCCGCTGGCGGTGCCGATGTCACGCTGTACCAGATCCGTATTCACATCGCCGGGGCTGAGATATTCGAAGATCTCCGTGGCGCTGCCGCTGTCATTGCGCCAGAGCTTGAGGCGGCCATCGTCCGGGGCGATGAAATAGTCGCCATCATCGGTGGCGGACAGGCCGGCACTGGTGGAGTCGTACACATTGCCGGCGGCTTGGGCTGACTTGGCCCATTGCTCGGCATCGGCTGCGTCACTGGATGCACTGGCGGCAGAATCACCGGCCTCACTGGCCGCCGCCTGCGCATCGGCCACGGCCTGCTGGGCGGCGGTGGGCGTGACGTGGACCTTATCGTCCAGCTCAATGTCGTGGAAATCGGCGCTGGACTCGTCCGGCACCTGGATGCGAGTCTCCCACTGCTTTCTCAGGTCCATGTCGTAGACGGTCACGCGATAATAACTGGAGCGATCGCCCCGCTCATTGGGCCAGAGGTCAGTGCTTAGGTTGCCGCTGCCGTCCGCTTCCTCATAGACGGGCTTGGGCGCGACGAACGACTCATCGCGATCATCCCGCGACAGCGAGAATCGCACCCGGGCGTTCGGCAAGGGCTCACCATTCTGTGCGTAGACCGTCATTGAGACGGTGCATTTATTGAGGCTCATGCTGTTACTCCTGGTCTGTCTTCAGCGCCGTGACCTCGGCGCGCAGGGTTTCGTTTTCCATTTCAAGCCGACCGTTATCCAGGCGCAGCTCGGTGTTCTGTTGCTGCAGCCGGTCGCACCGGTCCTGGCACTGAGCCAGTGCCTTGCTGAGGCCCTTGATCCGCTCCAGCAGGTCGCGGCGAAAGGTACCCTCGCCACGCGACCATTGCGCCACCAGGGTGACGACAACACTGCCGGCTG
Coding sequences within:
- a CDS encoding N-acetylmuramoyl-L-alanine amidase is translated as MRIIERHLPAFCYRDAPLNPEGLIVHWISVNPDAPELNAESVADSYGVDDIWNFLVELNRPGPEKGPIWKPMDGGRLWGSYHYLISRAGDIYQLVPPNRQAYHAGKSEWRGRVNCNGWTLGVALAGGRDDDYEPAQYEALAWLTSHHGLGPWATAGHDEVAIPQGRRQDPGRQFDWQHFRHLVRQEAA